The genomic window CCAATATccttatttaaaatttatttgaagattttatatcttttgctATTTTAATAGACTTACTGATAATGGTAAATTtatgaaagacaaaaaagattttttttcaaagtttttgttaatatttttcttaaaaagagGTCTCACACAAGCTGACACCATCCGACGCCATAATAGCAACCATTGTACATGTCTTCCTTCTTTATTGGCTGAGGACTGGAAACCAGCAAAATAGGCAGCTTATTGTACAAGTCAATCTAAACATTGAccactaaatatttttgatttttatttgtagttttttgGATCGACAAAACTCAACGAATATACCGATAAATTCTACAACGCATGGTAATGAGACTGAACCGCtgtaaaaataacatttaaccattagattaaaataaatttctcaTGAAAGTTGTTCTGGGttcttattatgttttgtgtatccttgtaatatttttataagtaaTTTGCAtggatttctttgtttgaaatattatttacacAAGATTTCTTTTAGTGGACTTAAACTTTTATTGGTATGTGACAAGTTATGGTCCAATGTGAGCAAACAGATAGGCTTCTTCAGTGTCCGATCCGTAGAGCATCTTTTCTCAGTTCGATTAAAAGACGCaagagagaaagcaaaaaaataattctggTTATAGATTCCACAAAAATCATTAAGAACTAATTCATAAGTTTACTGTTCTAAAATACTATTATTATCTCTAATTTAatgaacaaaaagatattgttTCTCTCCACACTCTAGCACTTTCTTTTTCGTAATCTCTTTACTTGTATCaaaacacttttttcttttttttttaatcattttcagTATCATAAgatatattgttttcttccaTGTTTTCTTCATGATAATGTCAAATATGAGGTTTGTAATTTGAGCGACAATgcttacaaagaaaataagcCACCACTAATTATGAAAGTTTCTTGTAAGGAAAtcttttttgtaaaattttatatagatatgtgactatatatatttgttcttaGCATATAATTTCACATTATTTTACTCTAAAACGGtatctatttttaaaacaaagataaattttttactagttgagaaaatgaataactttattttcaggaaaaaaaaaacaaagataataatacAATGTGAAAAAATCTAATCGATtagtttcttttatataatgaaACATATCACAAATggttaataaaatacaatGTATTCGTTTTCTCCCAAAGGTAAGATGTCCTAGTAAAATTAACACATGTATGcacaaaatccaagaaaaaaacaatatagatCGTCTACTAAAAGGGTCATAATTATACACTATTATAAATACTATGAAAGATGTTACGATTACCATCACAAGACAGACTAGAAATTCTATAAACACTTGAAATGAGTGGGAACAAGCGAGTGTCTGTGTCCATCTTAGTAGTGATGATAATGATGCTATCCATTTCCCAAATTACGAAAGGTAATAATGATTTTGCCTTTGCTCCAATGTCAAAAAAAGGATTGTTGCCAAAACCATTGTCTTGTGCGACAGACGCAGGAAAAATTCCGGATTGTGTAGAAGCAGTGAAgcatttcaaatttaaaaatgtcaaaaaagaaTGTTGCTTTATACTACTCGGTCTTACCGAAGActgttttggaattttgtttccTATGCGTTTTGCGTATCGTGAAATGCTTAAGATTACATGTAAATTGATAGGCTTTAAGCCACcttcttattaatttgttgttctcttttttttttcaatgtaaCACAAgtttaatttatgatattaatatttataataataatcatgggcatatttatttataatgatGGACTGATACTTGCTCTTGGGTGTGTCAAAATGGATAATCCAACTGAATCTAACCAATGATCAATTGGAATGAGACACAAATAGTTTATGAGTTTACTAATGAGGTTGAATTAACCTGTGAGCCCATTTAATTTTATGGGCAAATACTAAGAATCTATATCAATGTAcccaataaaataataataactaactaaacaattttcataaacataaaaaaattaattaagagttatgaatataatatattattattttaccatttttattatcatcatcataccaTCATcatattatcatcatcacatcTTTATCTATCTATCATAACGCGATATGATTGATTATATAACTTAATTacgtttttgtttaaatgtttggtgaaaaatctccaaattcccgtgtttagagattttaaagaATCATAGTGTACAAATTTTGGAGTCTCACTATTCTACTCGGTCTTTCCGAAGATTGTTTTGggattttatttcatttgtgtttctattatCATATCGTACTTAAGGTGACATGAAAATTAATAGACatcttttaatcattttttttaatctttaaatattttttcatgtaacagtaattcatattattaatatttataataaaattatcgTTCTTTTAGTGATTTGttaataaatatctaaaagaTATTAATGATTTGTTAGATGATCatgttgtaacttgtaagcaCACAATaagatatattaaatattgttttgctCCTTTATCGAATTACTAGATTCTGACCCGCACGTTCGTGCGGGGTAAACGTTTTAACAAATGTCTTTATATAAAACTCgtgttaatatattttgtttgttgggtTAGTGAATCTATATATACCATCAACTTAgcataataattataaaatattgttcTGTGTGTTTAAAAATAGTGTGGTGCATCAgtttgtattttctatttaataagTCTTAACTCTTTAAGTTTAGAATTGAAAGTTgagagttttaaaaataaattagtaataCAAGTGTtatttttgtctctgtttatATTATTGCAAAATTGTGAATTCTTTAAAGAAGTAAGGTTATTATTGAATGAGATTTATAGTTTTACTGATTCTTTATATGTCAGTTCAATTCCCAAGCTGTGAATTTGATGTTTGAATAGAGATCTTTGTCCAAGTATTGTCAAGACTCAAGAAGCCAGATCGTCTATATGTAATTATTGTCAATTGGATatccaaatttttgttttcactgaATTTTATCAAccgaatttgatttttttaagtttttctcaTTAGCTACAGAAGCAAGATGAACattaaaattatagtttagctagctatattttttaaacccATAAATATTATTACCTGAAAAGAATTCTACTTAATTTAGCTTCTgaatatatttcaatatactacaaatataatgatgttcatggaagaagaggattagcaaagaaataaaaactgatACGTACAATGATTAGAAAACAATAGCTATTgccaaaacattaaacatgttataaacaaaataagaaaaggtTATAAACATGTTCTAGGCATCAATGATTTGAAAACAATAGCTATTACAATTAATAATATGAAGGAGGCATCACATATTGTCAATAGGAGCTATTCAAAAATCTATATGTTAAAGGTTAGTGAGATCataatttatatacttttgtttattagaTTTGTATATTTACATACGGTTATTAAGTCGAATTGTGGTTACTTCATATAGAAAACATTGTTATTCCTTAGTATGTTAAAATGAAAGTAACAAATAATCACCTTTACTCAAATGAACGATTTTCACTTGTGATGTTAGCAAGATTGGTGATACGAAGATTTCATCCATTGTTAGAAATGAGAAACGAAGTAGCAAGATTTGTCTTTTGCAgccaattttaaaaaatgagtAGCAAAAGATTAGAGAGGTTGTTAATGACATTATTTGCAGCCATTTTTTTGTAGTAGTAGAAAAAGTGGAGAGGTTGTTTGAAGAGACCCCTTGTTTGAAAGCTTAATAATTCTTCGAAATGGTATTAGAgacattttatatttatagaaaacagAGGTCGGCTAGGGTTAACTTTTTTAGATTAATAATACTTGATTTAAGAATTAATCAATATATAGTTATTGTTATATTTGCATCTTTTGGTAATTGTTACGAATCATAGTGAAATCAATctttaaatttggatttttaatatttagttattgtTACAATTACAATATATTCTAATTTACTATTCGGATTTCGTAATTAAAGGgatatgtttgttttggtaatatcttttaattttgttaagatTACCAAATCTCAACCGTATCGATATACAAAATTGCTAAATTCTGTTTCGTCTGGGTCTAGCCCATGATCCGCGCGTCGATCCACCAAAGAAGTCCAGGATCCGCGTCTTAATTCGATCCAGTTGCCCATGActcgtgattttttttaatttgtaattatatttttacttttgaacgattttttttctttactctttaaatGTAATATTTCCAATGGCATTCTTTGTAATATCTTACAACTAAAAGATCTTTTCTTATTCAGcgatttttgaattttaaaaaaaaaatcccgcATATATAacccaaaattctaaaattgaatttaattatcaattgcaaattatgatttttattaatagTATCAAGCAAGTTTTAAgcttttttataataaaaattagttttcaaaatgttaattaaatcTCATGGTATAACTATAATTggatatcaaataaaaattagttttcaaaatgttaatttcaaattttcgtCCATAATTaataagagagagaaactgattttttttttggaaactaataattacttaaaagtattttctgtttttatttaaatatataaattttgtgattACTATTACGTCtttaatgaattaatttaaaaatacttGGAACCAATAGcattttttgtaatatctTACCTTTTATAAGATTATATTATATCCAATGcttcccaattaatagtatagatttaGATCAATACATTGTCAACCTAAATACTCTTATTTAGAGTCAATTCATTGGACAAAAAATCTATAGTAAGAAGATGTTCGCCAGATGACAATATttaacccaaacaaaaattcttgAGAGTCTCTATGAGTCTCGATCAATGTTGAGTTCTAATGGACCATTGACCAATTTTATAGAAAACTAATCCATTAGTTTCTTTCGATACAAATAAActtatcataaattaaaatatggaTAATAATTTACTTCTAACCCAACCAACAATGGTTAATGTAATACATTGTATTCTCTTTCTCCGAACTATATGATGTTCGAAGGCAATTAGGTAACTAACACATGCATCTACACAATCCAAAAAAATGcaataaatataagaaaatatgacaTCCTAATAGCAATAATGGCCACaagataaaatacaaattttataaacattaaataatGAGTGGGCATGAGAAAATAGTGTATGTCCATCTTAATAGTGATTCCgtcattttctaaaaataaaaaaaggaaataatgaTCTTTCAATTGATCCAATATCAGAGAAAGGATTGCTATCAAATTCAGTATACTGTGTCGTAGATGGAAGCAAAAATTCAAGATTATGTAGAGGTAGTACAACGGTAATTCTATTTATTGATAATACGAccatatgtttttctttctgtatTAACCATTAAATTAAACACGAACTAACATTGTTTTGGCCTTTCAAACGTATCATACTTTAAGACTTCTTGCAAAATAACCACAAGTAATTTTCAAGAGATATTGTGgtttaatatatgaaaactttcaatatataaatataaaaaaaaaacttttagatttattttatagtaaattaaataaatataaatgtagtATATTTGAGACTATCTTTACCAATATACTGACTAAATAATCGCAGTAGTTATTTTTAAACtcattataatttaaaattattataagtGGTAATTATGTCATATACGATCATATGGTATTGGATATATTTGGAAGTTAAACTAACCCTCTACTCTACCTACGTATCTGGGATGGTtgattatatgtataaataaactataaaacTGTGTATATATGAAAGGGACTGAAGAGAAATGAGGAATATCATGTTCTCTTAACCAACAACGATCCAACAGCTTCCTTCCAAAAGTGGTTATCGAATATAAAGTAAAGAACATAGaaaattatgttattttcaGTAAATGTACATATGTTTGTGTGACTTGTGTCTCTCTCCGTTTATATGCATGGATTGtgtaagaaaaagattaaaagtGAGAATTTAATACAAACTAttgtctttatatatatggaacATATATTTGGGCTCTAAAAGTACTaaattttgtgtgttcttTAATCTAAGGTTTTGTTATAAACGAATCTCCTTTTTGCTACTCTTAATGAATCTCTTTTACTATAAGTCTATAACACTGCCCTTCAAATACATCTTTTAAGGCAAACCATGTCACTTTTAAATATCAAACACAACAATAGACGAAACACAtaggaaataaaatttttaaaaataaaaaacaatattcgCAAATATCGCGTAGAACAATACAACATtcttttgtgatatatattttaatagaaTCACTTCACTGGCTCCACACATTCCAAAACTTTTCTTAAGTCCATCACATAAGAAATTAGATTTGACAGCAATCATATATCTCCAACCTTGGAGCAAGTGCAAAATCATTATTATCTTTCCTAGTTTGAGAAATTGATAGCATTACCATCACCATTAATATGGAGACACActttttgcatgttttcactcatatttatatttatcttgTGATGACTACTATTACTCTGATATTGTTTCTATTACTGTATttgtattatgttttttttttaatagactATAATAGTAATGTAAAAGTATATCACAATTACAAGAGCGTCAATTTTGCAAAtaaattctctttctttttttagcaAGAACAATCCGTTAAATACACATGGTTAAAGTTTAGGAACTATCTTGCTTTCGAAGAAAGTAACTTTATCAGTTTAGTTAAGAACTTACCATAAAGGTTCACAAAGCCAGAAGAATTTCGGAGTGGGACATCCCCAAGTTAGTTTAGAGCACtgaaattgagaaacaaatcgagttttgaaaatttagagAAACGATATTGGTTTCGAGGTATATAAATAGTAGAGAACGAAACTGAGACACCAAACTTACTTGTAAATGTAAGAGACAATTCCAAGGATCACACAGAGAAGAATAATGTCGATGCAGAAGTTTCGGCTGGATCGCATCTGAAATCCCCCACCcgattttagtaattaatttcaAGAACCAGTTTCTATTATAATTTTACCTGCACAAGCTGTTTCTTGAGCCGAACGTTGGTATTCTTCAAATCCGAAGTGGCTCCATCGACCTACAACAATCATGGAATCATTATATCTCTAGCGTTTTGATAACACCACCTAATGATAAAgatcaaatttaaaactaagGGAAGAGACAaacaccaaatattttttatcgTAATcatcaaaggaaaaaagaatctcacctttgtttccatttcttcCATCAATGGGACTTGCTTGTCAAGTTCCTGAAATCGAAAAACGTAAATTATAAATCTCCATCGGATAGGGAAAAACTCGGTTACATAGGGCATGAGTAAACAACAAACCTCGTTCATGTCACGCGCTAAGTTCTTTAGTGCATCCAAACCTTCTGATATGATATCAAGACCCTCATCCTAAAGTAAAGACAGAGGTTAAGCTAATTCGAAATCTCGTTGTCGAAAGGCAAAATAAAAGCTAGTCTATAAAATTCATGTacctgtttctttcttctcatctcATATTCTTGTCGAAACTGGCTGGATTCTTCACTTTGCTGGAAAAATCCATCATCCATGTCTTCCTCTAATAGTAACAagagaataaaacaaaactcatttATATGTACTGTCTTATGGTaagataaaaacatgaaaggaaaaaagaaacattcaCTACCAGACATATCAAACTTGATGTTCTTGTTAGGTGCAGAAGCACCTCCCCAATCACTATTTGCTTGTTTTGCTCCATGTTCATTTCCATCAGGTATCGCTTGAAGCCTATCGGCTAAAGCGATAACTAGATCGCACCGAGATTCTCGTTCCTCTCTCGTGAGCCCTTTAATCTATATACAATGCAAattaaacaaagtttgaacACAACCATTGATATTCCTTTCACTCATAGTTAACCAACAATAAGTAATTAAGTTAAACCTTCTTAACAGCGAGTTTCTGAAGCTTAACAACATCTTCAGCTAATCGCGCTTTTGTCCTTCGAACCTCAGCATTCATAGCCACCGCGGCAGCTCTATTCTTCTCCGTTGATGCCAACTCCGCTTTCTACATagtttaatacaaaatttaaacttaataaCGTTAAGAGTCACTGAAAATGAAGCAATATTATTTAGATTCTATTGGTTACAACACTAAATATATCTTCTAAGATACGGTCGATAAAATCTAAAGagcaaaaaatatttcatattctatcaattctcaaatcttttttttatatctcaaaatctttcttaacgagaaaaaaataaaaaaaaatcatcaacagaaatgattaaagattttatatatttcaaagtCTAGAAcagaaaaacccaaaaatatattaaaatattccTCAAATAGCGATCAAAtgagaaaatcaagaacaatctagggttttgtttttttggttttaatgaaCGATCtagtgttttaaaaaaagagagagtgagagagaaggAGACAAACACGAAGAACTGCTTCGATGTCGGAATCAATGGAGGTGAAGAGGCGAGAGAAGGCATCGTCGCCGGAAGCGCCGATCTCACGGTGTTTGTCGATGTCGTACTTGTCGTACTTTTTGCAAATCTCGTCGACTCTGAAGATGATATCAATGACCGGCATATctacaagcttcttcttcttcttgtggaaTGTCTCCGATTtggttctctgtttcttcgtTCTTCTCCGTTGTCCTTTTTTGGAGTCTCTCTTCAGAAACGAGACGCTTAGCGTAAACGGCGGGATTAGAAGTATTAATagttagaatttttttctgtttttttatatagctTTTCAAACCAGTTTTAGACTACAATATCTTTAagcataaaatatttaataaattgattatctctaactaacaaaaagattttagTGGGCTTGTAAACTtgcatatgaatatatttgaataaaactCAGTTcacttgtgaaaaaaaaaaaaaagattctgcAAAAAATCCGTTTGGTCAGTTTACGAAAACGTTTAATAGTACTATTTCAGTATTTTGGGTATAGCTTACCCGaaagtttaaataaaaattatattcgATCTATGGATCATATGGGTATAGCTTACCCATATGGGCCTAGGTTTTATTAACAtgttaacacaaaaaaaaaatatttcgaAATAAAAGAGTCATTTGGGTATAGCTTACCCGGAAGTGAACTATACTTAAATTGATGCATTCAGATAGACTAGGAGTTTAAGCTTGGAATAATCAATAATGCATCGAGTGAGAATCtagttatttcttttttattttaaaaatataatttggatagtgtttttgtaaaatgtgATTTTATCGCAtctaaaattcttttatttaattttatatttctttgttaaaatatttctaatcttcttttttttgttgccaaCTAAACATATCTCAGACCATGTGcttataaataatatacagtttttatttttatctttttaattgaaaaacatAGTTGAAGAAACatatctatttaaaaaatatagtatatcTTTCATTacttgaaaacattttaatatgaatttaagAATAAATAGGAAAATGTATTTcgtaaaaaaatcttaatcgaatatatagtttcctttaatatataaacttgacATAATGAGTAATGCAGTACTTTTGACTCTATACATTGTATTAAAAAAGTTGATGCAATACATTGtattcttctacttttttattaaatacattgtattctttttttctcgaGCATACGATGTTCGAAGACAACTAACACATTATACATAATCTGCGAAAAAGGCAATATATCTCATTTACTAAAAGTTTCATAAccatacaatatatataaatactataAACAATGCCGTAGTAGTGATCACAAGATAAAATACAAgttatacaaatatttaacaatGAGTGAGAATATGCAAAGAGTGTGTGTGTCTATCTTAACAGTGATGGTTTTGATGCTATCAATTTCTAAAGTTACGAAAGGTAATAATGATCATGCGCCGGCTCCAATGTCAGAGAAAGGGTTGCTGCCAAATCCAATATCATGTGTAGCGGACGCAAGAAAAATTCCAGATTGTGTAGAGGCAATAAAACAGGGccatttgaaaattataaaaaaagaatgttgTATCATTCTACTCAGTCTTCCCGAAGATTGTTTTGGGATTTTATTTCCTATACGTTTCTACTATCGTATCATACTTAAGATTACATGCAAATTAATTGGCATCTTttaatcacaatttttttttaatctttagatattttttcatgtaacggtattcatattatttcataataaaaccatttttctttcagtgaTTTGTTAATAATTACCTAAATGATTatgttaaatataaaataatggGTTTTCTATACTAACTAAGAATTAGGCTAGTGTTCGTGAGACCCTTCGTTTGGAGCTAGAAGATTAATCCCTAGTTCGGTTATTGGTTGGGAAGGATTTCATATTCCGGGCCAGGAGATATATGAGTCTCACCTGGTAATTCCTTAGAGTTGTAGTTAATTAACGAATCAAAAAGAACATGCATTGATTATTTTATTGGCCCtttgttatatgttttcttaaaaatgtgTAACGCTTAAAATTTCTTGCAAATTACTTGTAGTTTCAAtagtttaaaaattttaaagacTTATTGAATGACTTTGTATCACttcattttatattcaaagaCTCTGTATCAATAtgagattattattttttctttattttgtggTGTCTAAAGAATCACTTCAAATAGATCTTCATTGTAAATATTCATAGGTGAAAAGTTAGACATGCTCGAGCACCACTGAATTATTTTAAGATCATATCCATGTACTTTTAATTTGCaatataaaaggaaaaatattagttaaaaaaaaggaaaaagtattTCTATAAGTCTTCAAATGCACAAGATTTTCTGAATTGAATGTTTTATGATTAGAGTTTTTCTCCCATTTTATCATATATACTGATaatattaataacaaaatgatttgaaCCCCTTACATGTGCTCGAGGAGCTGATGCACATGGTCCatccaacatttttttttataagtaaaTCTGTTACAATTAGGgtccaaatttttattaaaaaataaaatataggaaATGATGaccaattcttttttttagcacatgatttttaattattttgagcCAGCCCTAAGTAAAAAACGTATAGGCTTTTGTCGACGATTatgttataaacttataactAGATAAGAACTCGCATCTAGTGTGGGATGAAAcgattaaaataaattatttgataaaattattgatatttaatatttgtctgtatataataaaacatgtaattaatgtttttattttattttaatttatgtttgttttgtgtaaaaaTACGTTTCACCCGTGATTGTTAAAGCTCTAATTCTTGAGTGGGTCGGAACTTGGTTTAATTTGCAACATAATACAAACATCGATATATCAgatcttttttagtttgtgtTATAGTGTGCTCAGTGGGGCGGCTGTTGTACGGATAGATTTGAAAGGATTCTTTGTTATGATTCCAACGTTTTTGCAATCACTAGAGAAAACCAATGagattgtaaaagaaaaacggaaacaaaacaaaacaaaagagaagaaagctagagaacaaaaaaatgatattcacTAGACATGGTTTCGACGAAGAAACTGGAAACCAGCCATcaaacaaatacaacaaagATGATCTGAGCTTAGTCGAGAAAAAAGGATCCTGAATTGCTCGGATGATAAAATCAGACGTGGTTGGGATTTCTCTCTAAAATGTTCTCATCATTTAATTTGGCCATTTGGATATGATTTAAATCCTAATTTCTAGctttagtttcttgtttttttttttaaattaatcaaGCACAATAAAAACCTTAGACTTAGAACCctccattttttttccaacaattttgaaaactatataagttcattatttttatctctatatatatatataagcttaAGAAAATGTACGTATAATTATGTTTGTTCAAATGTTCATCCAGAATATTTTACGATGTcatattggttttgttttgttatcatGTTGTGAAGTaagtaatcattttttttattgtcattTCCGttcttgtattaaaaattatatattgatgtGGTTGTTAAACCGAAAAAGAAGGTGAATTTGGTAGATCGCAATATTTATtgatgaaattaagaaaatatcaataatatGATTTGGGTTCattacatagtttttttttttacatgtgtAACCCCTTCTCACGGCCACGGTgaaattttcataatatacacaaaaagggcaacaaataagaaattttcatTACATAGTATATtccttaattttgtttttattctcatTTAGTTTTTACTAGAAACATTAAAATGAACTTATATTTGTAACGtgctattttgttttctgaactATCAAATGAACGtctaacaaaatcaaactcaaaaacttataatttataactCTAATTTccatttaataaataatatacccactaaattaaaagttaaaagttaaCTAGTAAAATCGACTATAATTGCAGAAAATTAGAAACTGTTTTATCCTTTCTTTACATTGTCGGTTTTCACCGTCCAATACTCCAATCCATTTTTAGTTTActaactaaaatttttttattttaatttacttatcAAGTTTACCCAAGAATAATATTAAGTCTTACCAAGTCAAGACAGGGCAGTACGTATGAAGTGGGACTTGGGATTTAATGTCACATTTAAAGCTTAAACGTCAGTGTTTACTAGAAACTTTGACAAGTTCTTGATTGCAACACAACAATGATTGCGACAATATTAATagatatatagttatattttcCACCACATATctaattcttcatcttctcaactAAACAAATCAGTCACCgggaaaaatataaagagatgacggataaagaagaaagcaacCACTCCTCGGAGGTTGGCGCCGTCCGATCCCTCCAAGAAACTCCCACTTGGGCTCTGGCCAccgtttgtttcttcttcatcgctgTTTCCATTTGCCTCGAGCGTCTCATCAATCTTCTATCCACTGTAAGtacaaatatgtatattatagGATCATATATACTTTCTTCTATACACTGTTTAAATTTTGACTAAtctctttaagttttttttataaattttttgttcttggaaAAGTAGAGTTTGGTTTACACTTGCAAGAATTTAAATtggatatatttatattttattaaattagatATATAGGTGAAGTAGTAAATATGTAtgttaataaaaatgtattttaatattttaaccaTTTTCGAAAAATATCAGCTAGATAACATGAGTtgaaatttcaacaaaaaataaaaagcgaGTCGAAAGTTCAAGACAAAactgtattatatatatattgtctcTTTTCTTGCAGAGacttaagaaaaatagaaaaacgtCGCTACTTGAAGCTGTAGAGAAGCTCAAATCAGGTAAAAAACTGTCCCATTCGTAGAAAAGTTCATTGGTCATCaatctttgtttaatttaaaaagcTCAAACATcttatagtaaaaaaaaatcctaaattttTGGATATGAAAATCAATTGAAATATCTCTTCCAATTTTATTAATCTCTGAATTTTTAATGTTCTGTAAGGGCAGTTCTAATGGTGCTAGGATTCATGTCACTAATGCTAAATGTAACTGAAGGAGAAGTTTCGAAGATAT from Arabidopsis thaliana chromosome 3, partial sequence includes these protein-coding regions:
- the SYP72 gene encoding syntaxin of plants 72 codes for the protein MPVIDIIFRVDEICKKYDKYDIDKHREIGASGDDAFSRLFTSIDSDIEAVLRKAELASTEKNRAAAVAMNAEVRRTKARLAEDVVKLQKLAVKKIKGLTREERESRCDLVIALADRLQAIPDGNEHGAKQANSDWGGASAPNKNIKFDMSEEDMDDGFFQQSEESSQFRQEYEMRRKKQDEGLDIISEGLDALKNLARDMNEELDKQVPLMEEMETKVDGATSDLKNTNVRLKKQLVQVKL
- a CDS encoding ECA1 gametogenesis related family protein (ECA1 gametogenesis related family protein; LOCATED IN: endomembrane system; BEST Arabidopsis thaliana protein match is: ECA1 gametogenesis related family protein (TAIR:AT3G45285.1); Has 27 Blast hits to 27 proteins in 2 species: Archae - 0; Bacteria - 0; Metazoa - 0; Fungi - 0; Plants - 27; Viruses - 0; Other Eukaryotes - 0 (source: NCBI BLink).) yields the protein MSGNKRVSVSILVVMIMMLSISQITKGNNDFAFAPMSKKGLLPKPLSCATDAGKIPDCVEAVKHFKFKNVKKECCFILLGLTEDCFGILFPMRFAYREMLKITCKLIGFKPPSY
- a CDS encoding ECA1 gametogenesis related family protein (ECA1 gametogenesis related family protein; LOCATED IN: endomembrane system; BEST Arabidopsis thaliana protein match is: ECA1 gametogenesis related family protein (TAIR:AT3G44428.1); Has 36 Blast hits to 35 proteins in 2 species: Archae - 0; Bacteria - 0; Metazoa - 0; Fungi - 0; Plants - 36; Viruses - 0; Other Eukaryotes - 0 (source: NCBI BLink).), which codes for MSENMQRVCVSILTVMVLMLSISKVTKGNNDHAPAPMSEKGLLPNPISCVADARKIPDCVEAIKQGHLKIIKKECCIILLSLPEDCFGILFPIRFYYRIILKITCKLIGIF
- the SYP72 gene encoding syntaxin of plants 72 (syntaxin of plants 72 (SYP72); CONTAINS InterPro DOMAIN/s: Target SNARE coiled-coil domain (InterPro:IPR000727), Syntaxin/epimorphin, conserved site (InterPro:IPR006012); BEST Arabidopsis thaliana protein match is: syntaxin of plants 71 (TAIR:AT3G09740.1); Has 630 Blast hits to 628 proteins in 130 species: Archae - 2; Bacteria - 2; Metazoa - 232; Fungi - 58; Plants - 198; Viruses - 0; Other Eukaryotes - 138 (source: NCBI BLink).), whose product is MPVIDIIFRVDEICKKYDKYDIDKHREIGASGDDAFSRLFTSIDSDIEAVLRKAELASTEKNRAAAVAMNAEVRRTKARLAEDVVKLQKLAVKKIKGLTREERESRCDLVIALADRLQAIPDGNEHGAKQANSDWGGASAPNKNIKFDMSEEDMDDGFFQQSEESSQFRQEYEMRRKKQDEGLDIISEGLDALKNLARDMNEELDKQVPLMEEMETKVDGATSDLKNTNVRLKKQLVQMRSSRNFCIDIILLCVILGIVSYIYNALN